Proteins encoded in a region of the Anopheles ziemanni chromosome 2, idAnoZiCoDA_A2_x.2, whole genome shotgun sequence genome:
- the LOC131283477 gene encoding protein adenylyltransferase Fic translates to MTFDIERKRLEMCCVYGNDANNGTPAKTSERKRRKSSTSSEQSSSRHRKRSESCSVPPDQRWYAQHLKWHVFIMFASGLIFSSVMFGVLNFGPGPIQHQAGLRRVGSEGGGRALYAPRHLPDGALLRLADESRVMEPYMPAHKLSAPSSTRSSEETQQDQQANEQEALGSLKMAQEMKNLGKDDKALRLFQHALALSPKHPEILTKYGEFLEHNRQDVVSADQYYTQALTVNPYYSEALANRQRTAQIVEQMDAKRFEALDRKRDALSSIHASNMALKRAEKEAYIQHIYHSVGIEGNTMSLAQTRSVLETRMAVDGKSIDEHNEILGLDAALKYINATLVNKNDYITLKDILEIHRRVLGHVDPIEGGEFRRTQVYVGGHIPPGPGDLAILMGRFENWLNSEQVFLMHPVKYAAMAHYKLVHIHPFSDGNGRTSRLLMNTLLMRAGYPPVIIQKQHRHKYYDYLQLANEGDIRPFVRFIADCTERTLDLYLWATSELSNPIPLLAQESMEGIPLINSFYDEGSDSGSGAGDTIRIGVI, encoded by the exons ATGACGTTCGACATTGAAAGGAAGCGCCTCGAGATGTGCTGTGTCTACGGGAACGACGCCAACAATGGCACCCCCGCCAAAACGAGCGAACGCAAGCGGAGGAAAAGTTCGACTTCGTCGGAACAGTCATCCTCGAGGCATCGGAAACGATCCGAAAGTTGTTCGGTGCCCCCGGATCAGCGGTGGTACGCGCAGCACCTGAAATGGCATGTTTTTATCATGTTCGCAAGTGGTCTCATATTTTCGTCAGTGATGTTTGGCGTGTTGAACTTTGGCCCCGGACCTATCCAGCATCAGGCGGGTCTCCGCCGAGTCGGTTCCGAAGGTGGTGGACGAGCCCTGTACGCCCCGCGTCACCTACCCGATGGAGCGCTGCTCAGATTGGCGGACGAATCGCGCGTCATGGAACCGTACATGCCAGCACACAAGTTGTCCGCACCGTCGAGTACACGATCGTCCGAGGAAACTCAGCAAGATCAGCAAGCTAACGAACAGGAAGCACTTGGCTCGTTGAAGATGGctcaagaaatgaaaaatcttgGAAAGGACGATAAGGCACTGCGATTGTTTCAACACGCGTTGGCCCTATCACCGAAGCATCCGGAAATTCTCACCAAGTACGGTGAATTTCTCGAGCACAATCGGCAGGATGTGGTATCGGCCGACCAGTACTACACGCAAGCGCTGACGGTCAATCCGTACTACTCGGAAGCCCTGGCCAATCGGCAACGGACGGCACAGATCGTAGAGCAGATGGACGCCAAGCGGTTCGAGGCGCTGGACCGCAAGCGGGACGCCCTCAGCTCGATCCATGCGTCCAATATGGCCCTAAAGCGAGCGGAAAAGGAGGCATACATCCAACATATCTATCATTCGGTCGGAATCGAGGGTAACACGATGAGTCTGGCGCAAACACGCTCCGTCCTGGAAACACGGATGGCGGTCGATGGGAAGAGTATCGACGAGCACAACGAAATCCTCGGTCTCGATGCAGCGCTCAAGTACATTAACGCGACGCTGGTGAACAAAAACGACTACATCACGCTGAAGGATATATTGGAGATTCACCGGCGGGTGCTGGGGCATGTTGATCCGATCGAGGGTGGCGAGTTCCGTCGTACGCAGGTTTACGTCGGCGGTCACATTCCGCCAGGACCCGGTGATCTAGCGATCCTCATGGGCCGCTTCGAAAACTGGCTCAACTCGGAGCAGGTGTTCCTGATGCATCCGGTAAAGTACGCGGCCATGGCGCACTACAAACTGGTACACATCCATCCATTTAGCGATGGAAATGGGCGTACGTCGCGACTACTCATGAACACGCTGCTGATGAGGGCGGGTTATCCACCGGTTATTATTCAGAAGCAGCATCGGCACAAGTACTACGACTATCTGCAGCTCGCCAACGAAGGAGATATCCGCCCGTTCGTTCGCTTTATCGCCGATTGCACGGAGCGCACGCTCGATTTGTACCTGTGGGCCACAAGTGAACTATCCAATCCAATCCCGTTGCTTGCGCAGGAAAGTATGGAGGGCATACCGTTGATTAATAGTTTTTACGACGAAGGAAGCGATAGCGGAAGTGGTGCTGGAGATACGATACGAATAGGAGTAATTTG A
- the LOC131293249 gene encoding voltage-dependent calcium channel subunit alpha-2/delta-3, which translates to MRPPTAGSASRKFLLGSIVFLLWIKLPEQPVSASVETEIMEKWADNFGEELWDLAQTMTKAMEITAKYKAYNARVEHKDGTALIQSIVENVGRMFIRKMDAIKCIINLAEELSEQFEYNETMANSFSYYSSKYSNIDGRPEPEIPETLLENDWMYRNMSLNPDTHFFNISVNTSYSSVHVPQNVYDRYPWVLEALQWSESLDDVFVQNYNSDPALSWQYFGSYTGMLRHYPALEWNREHVDTFDCRKRSWYIETATCSKDIVILLDNSGSMTGYRNYIAQLTVKSILDTFSNNDFINIYKYSNDVEPLIPCFEDMLVQATPENMRFFNEYVRELQPEGYANVKKAFVAAFELLQKYREIRRCNESVSGCNQAIMLITDGVPSNITEVFERYNWFENGTKIPVRVFTYLLGREVTKVREIQWMACLNRGYYSHIQSLDEVQEEVLKYVTVIATPLVLQGVEHPPTWTHAFTDTAENLLTEADDDEPPRLMIAVGAPAFDRKANHYNETRTARLLGVAGTDIPVEDLDELTLPYKLGVNGYSFIVSNNGYVLMHPDLRPVSNGRLKENYNSIDLTEIEQIYDENITRQVEDMTGREMSPFILELRQHLVDSKFGNMTKLPVRFHYDKMRRVSLEYQDYYYAPLENTPFSLGLVLPHDYGSTWIKVGDEIKRNQHMGLNISDFFVGDNWKVHPEWVYCKYHYLEGHEFKTPEDELRHFLNRLYEPTWKWSQQYEPEPEDFKDSDAPNCGRKTLDDDAYYCNKELVQLLIFDAKVTNNSYRNWEFENENERKIIEMYNATLRFVATMSGLTRWQFIFGEVEVDTDSEFGDYHKKAIDETWYRSAILQHKIDPKSFVYSVPHESDPPEDGELKVTASMAIFPRDGGLEAPGCVTGFQFTHSLMYERFMEITSKTTCDGCIETCASETRDCYVIDNNGYVVLSETSNHTGRFFGEIEGAIMQSMVEKEIFNLITVFDLQGLCEYERVMENDAMALMHPMKLIMLGLKWLIAEVAMALTRFDFWVHGIPSADYFDTHEYDDYDDTHRAKPKKIHVDEEEEYFNRPKEIKKEIVYEACDKKSNLYVMQQDKFIKGDGFFYEPPPAQLNNLQYPPYFAKRVPRSNLLMIIVENEYQVEKVVLSAAPEVIYHNDTQGLPCVKTKLNFLPRRRLEECYTDHPDEEVVAQCGSGSRLTIQLTVVISTIVSLLLYRCAQTVVQF; encoded by the exons ATGAGGCCACCGACGGCTGGTTCGGCCAGCAGGAAGTTTCTGCTCGGCAGCATCGTATTCCTTTTATGGATAAAATTACCCGAGCAGCCGGTGAGCGCCTCGGTGGAGACGGAAAT TATGGAAAAATGGGCCGACAACTTTGGAGAAGAGCTGTGGGATTTGGCACAGACCATGACCAAGGCGATGGAAATTACAGCG AAATATAAAGCCTACAACGCCCGCGTCGAGCACAAGGACGGAACGGCACTGATCCAGTCGATTGTGGAAAACGTCGGTCGCATGTTCATCCGCAAGATGGACGCCATCAAGTGTATTATCAATCTGGCCGAGGAACTCTCGGAGCAGTTCGAGTACAACGAGACGATGGCCAACAGCTTCTCGTACTACTCCAGCAAGTACTCGAAT ATCGACGGCCGACCCGAGCCGGAAATACCGGAAACGTTGCTCGAGAACGACTGGATGTACCGGAATATGTCGCTCAACCCGGATACCCACTTCTTCAACATATCCGTCAACACGTCCTACAGCTCGGTGCACGTCCCGCAGAATGTGTACGATCGCTACCCGTGGGTCCTGGAGGCGCTGCAGTGGTCCGAATCGCTCGACGATGTGTTCGTGCAGAACTACAACTCCGATCCGGCCCTGTCGTGGCAGTACTTTGGCTCGTACACCGGCATGCTGCGTCACTATCCGGCGCTCGAGTGGAACCGGGAGCACGTGGACACGTTCGACTGCCGGAAGCGCTCGTGGTACATCGAGACGGCCACCTGCTCGAAGGATATCGTCATCCTGCTGGACAACTCCGGTTCGATGACGGGCTACCGGAACTACATCGCACAGCTTACGGTGAAAAGTATACTCGACACGTTCTCCAACAAtgattttataaacatttacaAGTACTCGAACGATGTTGAGCCGTTGATTCCTTGCTTTGAG GATATGTTAGTGCAAGCGACACCGGAGAATATGCGATTCTTCAACGAATATGTGCGAGAGCTTCAGCCGGAGGGTTATGCTAACGTGAAGAAGGCTTTCGTTGCCGCATTTGAACTTCTACAGAAG TATCGAGAAATCCGGCGATGTAACGAATCGGTCAGTGGATGCAATCAGGCGATCATGCTGATCACCGACGGTGTACCGAGTAACATCACGGAGGTGTTCGAAAGGTACAACTGGTTCGAGAATGGTACGAAAATCCCAGTGCGTGTGTTCACCTACCTGCTCGGTCGCGAGGTGACGAAGGTCCGCGAAATCCAGTGGATGGCGTGCCTGAACCGTGGCTACTACTCGCACATCCAGTCACTCGACGAGGTGCAGGAGGAGGTGCTGAAGTACGTCACGGTCATCGCCACCCCGTTGGTGCTTCAGGGTGTTGAACATCCGCCAACTTGGACGCACGCCTTTACTGACACAGCG GAAAATCTCCTAACGGAAGCGGACGACGATGAACCACCGCGGCTTATGATCGCTGTCGGGGCACCGGCGTTCGATCGGAAGGCGAACCATTACAATGAGACGCGAACGGCTCGACTGCTCGGAGTAGCCGGTACGGACATTCCGGTGGAGGACCTGGACGAGCTGACGCTCCCGTACAAACTGGGCGTCAACGGGTACTCGTTCATCGTCAGCAACAACGGGTATGTGCTGATGCATCCCGACCTGCGACCCGTGTCGAACGGACGGCTAAAGGAAAACTACAACAGTATCGATCTGACCGAGATCGAGCAGATCTACGACGAAAACATTACCCGCCAGGTTGAGGATATGACGGGGCGCGAGATGAGCCCGTTCATTCTCGAACTCCGACAGCATCTGGTCGACTCGAAGTTTGGCAATATGACCAAGTTGCCGGTGCGCTTCCATTACGACAAGATGAGGCGCGTATCGTTGGAGTACCAGGACTACTACTACGCACCGCTGGAAAATACCCCGTTCTCCTTGGGGTTGGTCCTACCGCACGACTACGGCAGCACTTGGATTAAGGTGGGCGATGAGATCAAACGCAATCAGCATATGGGACTCAACATTTCGGACTTTTTCGTCGGCGATAATTGGAAAGTGCACCCGGAGTG GGTGTACTGCAAGTATCATTACCTTGAGGGACATGAGTTTAAGACACCGGAGGATGAGTTGCGACACTTCCTGAACCGCCTGTACGAACCCACGTGGAAGTGGTCTCAGCAGTATGAACCGGAGCCGGAAGATTTTAAGGATTCCGATGCAC CGAATTGTGGTCGTAAGACGCTGGACGATGATGCGTACTACTGCAACAAGGAGCTTGTTCAATTGCTGATCTTCGACGCCAAGGTAACCAACAATAGCTACCGAAACTGGGAGTTTGAGAACGAGAACGAACGTAAAATCATCGAGATGTACAACGCCACGCTGCGGTTTGTGGCCACCATGAGTGGGTTGACGCGCTGGCAGTTTATCTTCGGCGAGGTGGAGGTTGACACGGACAGTGAGTTCGGTGACTACCACAAGAAGGCGATCGATGAGACGTGGTACCGCAGTGCCATCCTCCAGCACAAGATTGATCCGAAGAGTTTCGTCTACTCGGTGCCGCACGAGTCCGATCCACCGGAAGATGGTGAGCTGAAGGTAACGGCCAGTATGGCCATCTTCCCGCGGGACGGAGGCCTCGAGGCACCGGGCTGCGTCACCGGGTTTCAGTTCACTCACTCGCTGATGTACGAGCGGTTCATGGAGATTACGTCGAAGACGACG TGCGATGGGTGTATAGAAACGTGTGCCTCCGAAACACGCGACTGTTACGTCATCGACAACAACGGGTACGTGGTGCTATCGGAGACATCCAACCATACGGGGCGGTTCTTTGGCGAGATTGAGGGTGCGATCATGCAGTCAATGGTGGAGAAGGaaattttcaacctgatcacCGTGTTCGACCTGCAGGGACTGTGCGAGTACGAGCGGGTCATGGAAAACGATGCCATGGCGTTAATGCAT CCCATGAAGCTGATCATGCTGGGACTCAAGTGGTTGATTGCAGAAGTTGCAATGGCATTGACGCGCTTCGACTTTTGGGTCCATGGAATTCCTAGTGCCGACTACTTTGACACTC ATGAGTATGACGACTACGATGATACACACCGCGCGAAGCCGAAAAAGATACACGTCGACGAAGAGGAGGAATACTTCAATCGACCAAAGGAGATCAAAAAGGAAATCGTATACGAGGCGTGCGATAAAAAGTCCAACCTGTACGTCATGCAGCAGGACAAGTTCATCAAAGGCGATGGATTCTTCTATGAACCCCCACCGGCACAGTTGAATAA CCTGCAATATCCACCGTACTTTGCGAAACGGGTTCCCCGTTCCAACCTGCTGATGATCATCGTCGAGAACGAGTACCAGGTGGAAAAGGTCGTGCTATCCGCGGCCCCGGAGGTGATCTATCACAACGACACGCAGGGACTGCCGTGCGTGAAAACCAAACTTAACTTCCTGCCCCGTCGACGCTTGGAGGAGTGTTACACCGATCATCCAGAC GAAGAAGTCGTTGCCCAGTGTGGCTCCGGATCCCGCCTAACTATTCAACTGACTGTAGTGATATCGACTATTGTGTCACTGTTGTTATATCGATGTGCCCAAACGGTAGTCCAATTTTAA
- the LOC131293250 gene encoding GATA zinc finger domain-containing protein 10-like, producing the protein MWLASTCAIVASTVNASNMMETADEVVYCNSPPVTTVAASPDTPSSMPSAAIGHDSSSASSERSSPSLESVASSPSPSSPAPFYPAQPASPAPVSIESSSPAPSSPAPSSPAPSFPAAPLSPAPMYPASGTSPAPSSPMPSSPAPSSPAPSSPAPSSPTPLPMEYEPAVMIQTDEDEYDEEDGNDDDNDGDNDDDDDDDDDDYNSINDINIASDGAEVTDQGEDEDDSPPGERRRDCFADSLIALKEVKQLQSILLLHLDLIQEQGDQILNKDKMIVKLRDENEVLKHQLDLSNKRLALMLLQLQQNGVQFPLDLQQQQQQQQQLLLMQQQQQQQQQQQQLPQQQHPKPEGTVSPLTIRSQMENGRRRGVVLKSSSSSSSPPSVSSSFVEGVYGQCLPIRNSEVSSTVSPAKEELGDDLVLLQQHPYYQPPTLEDDEAAFIAENNEVDGEICLNYSKSDDDESPSPASSYGEEEDDDEGLEEEEADGEGNYFDSVPDHEPHGDDEDDDVELQDPDAVHEIHDEHGQPLVQYDGELPDDEVMQGGYESSGSAEDDYPMQYVSVEQSNYEDAPMMMMMMMDNDDDDDDDDGDDAAEVGMIDSNSQGSQESQHSQESLMQQVGSVPAVHDMAVNVQFVESTVGSEGEQPLEGEEEEEEEDEEEDEVEEQEEQDEEEEEVEEQEEYDGGETEFTEQQQDESVATAAAPAMVVGDQDTMETTYDNNNETNEGEVGTESEPEVKDEPVIKEEDEQEQQQQEHQHQLQQLQHAFNPAVHCPSGNSSDGSVAKRGCKPNAAYMVTHKQYISCSWKDDAVTAELERLLSNEAAELEIPSWNVIDDSSQSADDQLAPARENITDEAYMKRHTKLEIDERRRKKWDVQRIREQKNIERLKKRQLKEQPAEQEAQKTITSFYPTVDTLKYIVITDDVPVQAFGELIPLLPAPATFSLPWLQPKSSNGGLLAPPPGSSLPSFGHPAQFPGSNVVDRVAGSSEKLQNETKTKFLHRLAPNLQAQKQRFTKRIKKEL; encoded by the coding sequence atGTGGCTGGCAAGTACGTGTGCAATAGTGGCCAGTACCGTCAATGCGAGCAATATGATGGAAACCGCCGATGAAGTCGTCTACTGTAACTCGCCCCCGGTTACGACAGTCGCGGCCTCCCCGGACACACCGTCGTCGATGCCGTCGGCGGCGATCGGTCACGATTCGTCGTCCGCCAGCAGCGAACGGTCCTCACCGTCGCTAGAATCGGTAGCATCCTCACCGTCCCCGTCCTCCCCGGCACCATTCTATCCCGCTCAACCTGCATCGCCTGCTCCGGTGTCAATCGAATCGTCATCACCTGCCCCCTCGTCACCGGCTCCGTCGTCTCCGGCCCCATCGTTTCCCGCGGCACCACTGTCCCCCGCACCGATGTACCCCGCGTCGGGAACATCACCCGCCCCGTCATCTCCAATGCCGTCGTCTCCGGCACCGTCTTCCCCTGCGCCATCGTCTCCCGCACCGTCATCCCCGACACCGTTGCCAATGGAGTACGAACCGGCGGTAATGATACAGACCGATGAGGATGAGTACGACGAAGAGGATGGCAACGATGATGACAACGATGGTGataacgacgatgacgacgacgacgacgacgacgattaTAACAGCATCAACGATATCAACATTGCATCCGATGGCGCGGAAGTAACGGACCAGGGCGAAGATGAAGACGACAGTCCGCCGGGCGAACGAAGGCGGGACTGCTTCGCGGACTCCCTGATCGCGCTTAAGGAGGTGAAGCAGTTGCAATCGATCCTGCTGCTGCATCTCGATCTCATCCAGGAGCAGGGCGATCAGATACTGAACAAGGATAAAATGATCGTGAAGCTACGGGACGAGAACGAAGTGTTGAAACATCAGCTCGATCTTTCCAATAAGCGGCTCGCGTTAATGCTGCTCCAGCTGCAGCAGAACGGGGTACAATTTCCATTAgacctgcagcagcagcaacagcaacagcaacaattaTTGCTaatgcagcaacaacaacagcagcagcagcagcagcagcagctaccacaacaacagcacccAAAACCGGAAGGCACCGTATCGCCACTGACCATTCGCAGTCAGATGGAGAACGGACGCCGGCGGGGAGTGGTGTTGAaatcgtcctcctcctcctcctcaccACCCTCCGTGTCGTCGAGTTTCGTTGAAGGAGTTTACGGGCAGTGCTTGCCAATTCGGAACTCGGAAGTAAGCAGCACCGTGTCGCCGGCGAAGGAGGAGCTTGGGGACGACCTGGTGCTACTCCAGCAACATCCGTACTACCAGCCGCCCACCTTGGAGGACGACGAGGCGGCATTCATCGCAGAGAATAACGAAGTCGATGGGGAAATTTGTCTCAACTATTCCAAATCGGATGACGATGAATCTCCCTCGCCGGCGTCGAGCTATGGCGAGGAAGAGGACGATGACGAAGggttggaggaggaggaagcagACGGGGAGGGAAATTACTTCGACAGCGTACCGGATCACGAGCCACACGGGGATGACGAAGATGACGATGTGGAACTGCAGGACCCAGATGCCGTGCACGAGATACATGATGAACATGGGCAACCCTTGGTGCAGTACGATGGGGAACTACCGGATGACGAGGTGATGCAGGGAGGGTACGAATCTAGCGGAAGCGCCGAGGACGACTATCCGATGCAGTACGTCAGCGTGGAACAGTCAAACTACGAGGACgcaccgatgatgatgatgatgatgatggacaacgacgatgatgacgatgatgatgacggcgaCGATGCGGCCGAAGTAGGGATGATCGATTCCAACTCGCAAGGGTCACAGGAGTCGCAGCATTCGCAGGAATCGTTGATGCAGCAGGTCGGCTCGGTTCCGGCGGTGCACGATATGGCGGTCAATGTGCAGTTCGTCGAGAGTACGGTTGGCAGCGAGGGAGAGCAACCTCTGGAAggggaggaggaagaagaagaagaagacgaagaagagGATGAAGTGGAGGAACAAGAGGAACaggatgaggaggaggaggaagtggAAGAGCAAGAGGAGTACGATGGGGGAGAGACCGAGTTTACCGAACAACAGCAGGACGAAAGCGTGGCAACGGCAGCGGCGCCGGCAATGGTGGTTGGCGATCAAGATACGATGGAAACGACGtacgacaacaacaacgaaacgaacgaaggtGAAGTAGGCACTGAGAGTGAACCAGAAGTGAAAGATGAACCAGTCATTAAGGAGGAGGACGAACaggagcagcaacagcaggagCATCAGCATCAACTTCAGCAGCTCCAGCACGCGTTCAACCCGGCGGTTCACTGTCCATCCGGTAACTCTTCGGACGGAAGCGTGGCAAAGCGGGGTTGCAAACCAAACGCGGCGTACATGGTTACGCACAAGCAGTACATCAGCTGCTCCTGGAAGGATGACGCCGTGACGGCCGAACTGGAGCGGTTGCTCTCGAACGAGGCGGCCGAGCTGGAGATTCCCTCCTGGAACGTGATCGACGATTCGTCGCAGTCGGCCGACGACCAGCTGGCGCCAGCGCGGGAAAACATCACCGACGAGGCGTACATGAAGCGGCACACGAAGCTCGAGATCGACGAGCGAAGGCGCAAGAAGTGGGATGTGCAGAGGATACGGGAGCAGAAAAACATCGAGCGGTTGAAGAAGCGTCAGCTGAAGGAACAACCGGCCGAACAGGAGGCCCAGAAGACGATCACCAGCTTCTATCCGACGGTCGACACGCTCAAGTACATCGTCATTACCGACGACGTGCCGGTGCAGGCATTCGGCGAGCTGATACCGTTGCTTCCCGCACCCGCCACCTTCAGCCTACCGTGGCTGCAGCCCAAATCATCGAACGGTGGCCTGTTGGCGCCGCCACCCGGGTCGTCGTTGCCGTCGTTTGGCCATCCCGCGCAATTCCCGGGCAGCAACGTCGTGGATCGGGTAGCCGGTTCCTCCGAAAAGCTccagaacgaaacgaaaaccaaatTCCTGCACCGGCTGGCGCCAAATCTGCAGGCGCAGAAGCAACGGTTTACCAAGCGGATCAAAAAGGAACTGTAA